The genomic interval CGCGTTGCGCCGGCATGCGCGACGGACGCCCGCTGTTCTTCGATGCCGATCACCTCAGCGGTTACGGCAATCGGCTGCTGTTGCCGAGTTTCACGGCGCACTTCAAGGCGGTGCAGGCAGAATCGGGCACGACGCCGTGAACCGCGGCGCTCGCTCTTGGGGAGGCAGTCCATGGCTACAGGCATTCCGGTTGCAGCATTGCGCATGCAGCCCGGCATCCGCATCGGGTGCGCCACGCGTCGCGCTGCGGCGCTCGTGCAGTGCGCGTTGACGCTCGGCGCTCTGGGCGCCACGCGCGTTGCCCATGCCGACGACGCGCCGGCGTTCGACCGCCCCGGCATCGGCTTCGCATCGCAGACCCTGCCGGTCGGCGGCGTCGCCTGGGAGCAGGCGTTGTCGGACGTGAGCTACGACCGTAGCGGTGGCGTGCGCAGCACCGAGTACGTGGCCGACAGCCGCCTGCGGATCGGCCTGAGCGCGCAGGCGGAACTGCAACTGGCCATCGACAGCCAGGTCTGGCAGCGCGTGCGCGGCACCGGCGAGGATTTCCGCGGACATGGCGGCGGCGATGCCAGCGTCGGCCTGAAATGGGCGCTGCCGAGTTCGCGCGACACGTTCTCCTGGGCGCTGCTGGGCGCCGCCGCCGTGCCGGTGGGGCGTGCGCCCTACGGCGACGACGGGCATCGCTACGACCTCGGCGTCAGCGCCGGCTGGGACCTGGCCGACGGGCGCAATGTCGCGCTGTACGCCAACGTCAGCGACAGCGACGACGGCCATGGCTGGACAGTGTCGCCGAGCTATACCTTCTACGCGCAGGGCGACCTCAGCGCCTATGCCGAAGCCGGCATCGGCGGCGGCGAGGACGAGATGCGCGCGCTCGGTACCGGGCTGACCTGGTTGATCGCCGAGCGCGTGCAACTGGATGTGTCGGTGCTGCGCGGCTTGTCCGCGCCGAGCTCGGATTGGCAGGGTGGCCTCGGCGTGTCGGTGCTGCTGCGCTGAACGCTGCAAGCCTCTCTCCCTGTGGGAGAGGGGCTGGGGTGAGGGTACGGCGCCAAGCGTCTCGCTGAGTTTGGGGCACGAGGTTTCGCCCATACCCTCATCCGGCCCTGCGGGCCACCTTCTCCCGGTGGGAGAAGGGAACACAGCCGTGGCGTGCGTTGCGCTAGGACAGGGACGTTGCGACGCCCCTCACTCCGGGTCGTAGTCCAGGTTCGAGGCCAGCCAGCGTTCGGCCTGCAGCAGGGGCACGCCCTTGCGCCGTGCGTAGTCGGCGACCTGTTCCTTGGTCAGGCGTCCGACCACGAAATACTGGCTCTGCGGATGGCTGAAGTAGTAGCCGGATACCGCCGCGGTCGGCAGCATCGCGAAGCTTTCGGTCAGGGTCATGCCGGCATTGCGTTCGGCGTCGAGCAACGCGAACAGGGTCTGCTTCTCGCTGTGCTCGGGGCAGGCGGGATAGCCGGGGGCAGGGCGGATGCCGCGGTACTGCTCGGCGATCAGCGCCTCGTTGTCCAGTGCCTCGTCTTCGGCATAGCCCCAGAATTCGCGGCGCACGCGCTGGTGCAGGCGCTCGGCCAGGGCCTCGGCCAGGCGGTCGGCCAGCGCCTTGAGCAGGATCGCGTTGTAGTCGTCATGCGCGGCCTCGAAGCGCGCCACGTGCGGCTCGATGCCGATGCCGGCGGTGACCGCGAACGCGCCGATCCAGTCCTGCTTGCCGCTGTCCCTGGGCGCGATGAAATCGGCCAGGCAGAAGTCGGGCCGCTCGACGGGTTTGTCGACCTGTTGCCGCAGGAAGTGCAGGAGATGCCGGGATTGGGGAGTGGGGATTGGGGATTGGGTGGGATGTTGCGAATCCCCAATCCCGACTCCCGACTCCCGGTGGTCCGTCAGGACCACCTCGACATCGTCGCCCACACTGTTCGCCGGCCACAGCCCGAACACCGCCTTGGCGGTCAGCCATTTCTCGGCCACGATGCGCTTGAGCATCGCGCGCGCGTCGCGGTACAGCTCGCTGGCCTGGCTGCCGACCACCGCATCGCTGAGGATCGCCGGGAATTTGCCGGCCAGTTCCCAGGCCTGGAAGAACGGGGTCCAGTCGATCAGGTCGATCAGCTCGGGCAGCGGATAGTCGTCGAATACGTGCAGGCCGGGTCGCTTCGGCGTCGGCGGGGTGTAGGCGTCCCAGCCGCCGTCGAAGCGCTGCGCGCGCGCCTTCTCCAGCGATACCAGGCGCTTGGCGTCGCCGCGGTTCTTGTGACGCTGGCGGATCTCGGCGTAGTCGGCGTCGTTGGCGGCGACGAACGCGGCGCGCAGGTCCTTGGAGATCAGCGACTGGGCCACGCCGACCGCGCGCGAGGCGTCCTTGACCCATACCGTCGGCGCGGCGTAGTGCGGGTCGATCTTGAGCGCGGTGTGCGCGCGCGAGGTGGTGGCGCCGCCGATCAACAGCGGCATCGAGAAACCCTGCCGCTGCATCTCGCGGGCGACATGGCTCATCTCCTCCAGCGACGGGGTGATCAGCCCGGACAGGCCGATGATGTCGGCGTTCTCGGCACGCGCGCGGTCGAGAATGGTCTGGGTCGGCACCATCACGCCCAGGTCGATCACGTCGAAGTTGTTGCAGGCCAGGACCACGCCGACGATGTTCTTGCCGATGTCGTGCACGTCGCCCTTGACCGTGGCCATGACGATCTTGCCGTTGGACTTGCCGGTGTCGCCGCTGCGCAGCTTTTCCGCCTCGATGTACGGCAGCAGGTAGGCCACCGCCTTCTTCATCACCCGCGCCGACTTGACCACCTGCGGCAGGAACATCTTGCCGGCGCCGAACAGGTCGCCGACCACGTTCATGCCGTCCATCAGCGGGCCTTCGATCACGTCCAGCGGGCGTGCGGACTGCTGCCGCGCTTCTTCGGTATCGATTTCCACGTAGGCGTCCACGCCGTGCACCAGCGCGTGCGCCAGCCGCGCGCGCACCGGCTTGTCGCGCCAGCTCAGGTCCTCGACGCTGCTCTGGCCCTTCTTGCCCTTGTAGCGCTCGGCGATCTCCAGCAGGCGCTCGGTGCCGTCGCGGCGGCGGTTGAGGATCACGTCCTCCACCCGCTCGCGCAGATCCGGATCCAGGTCGTCGTAGATCGGCATGCCGCCGGCGTTGACGATGCCCATGTCCATGCCCGCGGCGATGGCGTGGTACAGGAACACCGAATGGATCGCCTGGCGCACGGTCTCGTTGCCGCGGAACGAGAACGACACGTTGGACACGCCGCCGGACACATGGCAATGCGGCAGGGTCTGGCGGATGATGCGGGTGGCCTCGATGAAATCCACCGCGTAGTTGTCGTGCTCCTCGATGCCGGTGGCCACGGCGAAGATGTTCGGATCGAAGATGATGTCTTCCGGCGGAAAGCCGACCTGTTCGGTCAGGATCCGATAGGCGCGGCTGCAGATCTGCACCTTGCGCGCGCAGGTATCGGCCTGGCCCTGCTCGTCGAACGCCATCACCACCGCGGCGGCGCCGTAACGCAGCACCTTGCGCGCATGCTCGACGAACACCGCCTCGCCTTCCTTCAGCGAGATCGAGTTGACCACGCTCTTGCCCTGCAGGCACTTCAGCCCGGCCTCGATCACGCTCCACTTGGAGGAATCGACCATGATCGGGATGCGCGCGATGTCCGGCTCGGACATGATCAGGTTGAGAAAGCGGACCATCGCCTTCTCCGAATCGATCAGGCCCTCGTCCATGTTGACGTCGAGGATCTGCGCGCCGCTAGCGACCTGCTGGCGCGCCACGTCCACCGCTTCCTCGTAGCGTTCTTCCTTGATCAGCTTGCGGAACTGCGCGCTGCCGGTGACGTTGGTGCGCTCGCCGACGTTGACGAACAGCAGGTCCGGGGTCAGCAGCAGCGGTTCCAGGCCGGACAGGCGGGTAATGCGGACAGACATGGGGTCAGCCTTTCGGGATCGTTGCCGTGGCCGCGCAGGCGCGACCGACGGGCGCAGCGCACGCCGGACGGCGCGCGTGGACTGCGAATGCGTGAAGCGACAGTGGCTGCGCGCGCATCTCAGGCCGCCTGTGCCTGCGTCTGCGCCGCGAGCGGCACACGCGGACGCAGCCCGCGTACCGCCTCGGCGATCGCCTGGATATGCGCCGGCGTGGTGCCGCAGCAGCCGCCGACCAGGTTCAGCAGGCCGGATTCGGCGAATTCCTTCAGCGTCGCCGCCATTTCCTCCGGGGTTTCGTCGTACTCGCCGAAGGCGTTGGGCAGGCCGGCGTTGGGATGCGCGCTGACGTAGCCGTCGGCGATGCGCGCCAAGGTCTCCACGTGCGGACGCAGGTCGCTGGCGCCGAGCGCGCAGTTCAGGCCCACCGACAGCGGCCGGCCGTGCGCCACCGAGGCATAGAACGCTTCGGCGGTCTGCCCGGACAGGGTGCGTCCGGAGGCGTCGGTGATGGTGCCGGAGATCATCACCGGCAGACGCCCGCCGCGCGCGTCGAACACTTCCTCGATCGCGTACAGCGCCGCCTTGGCGTTGAGCGTGTCGAAGATGGTCTCCACCATCAGCGTGTCGGCGCCGCCGTCGATCAGGCCCTCGACCGCTTCGCGATAGGTGCCGCGCAACTCGTCG from Xanthomonas sp. DAR 34887 carries:
- a CDS encoding transporter — protein: MATGIPVAALRMQPGIRIGCATRRAAALVQCALTLGALGATRVAHADDAPAFDRPGIGFASQTLPVGGVAWEQALSDVSYDRSGGVRSTEYVADSRLRIGLSAQAELQLAIDSQVWQRVRGTGEDFRGHGGGDASVGLKWALPSSRDTFSWALLGAAAVPVGRAPYGDDGHRYDLGVSAGWDLADGRNVALYANVSDSDDGHGWTVSPSYTFYAQGDLSAYAEAGIGGGEDEMRALGTGLTWLIAERVQLDVSVLRGLSAPSSDWQGGLGVSVLLR
- a CDS encoding homocysteine S-methyltransferase family protein yields the protein MTISDVSSRTQVAWLHPQRTQKLLQALAERILIIDGAMGTMIQRHDLQEADYRGERFAAGYDSAHVHGPGCDHAPQGHDLKGNNDLLLLSRPEVIAGIHRAYLDAGADLLETNTFNATSISQADYHLEHLVYELNKAGARVARDCCDAVEALTPDKPRFVIGVLGPTSRTASISPDVNDPGFRNTSFDELRGTYREAVEGLIDGGADTLMVETIFDTLNAKAALYAIEEVFDARGGRLPVMISGTITDASGRTLSGQTAEAFYASVAHGRPLSVGLNCALGASDLRPHVETLARIADGYVSAHPNAGLPNAFGEYDETPEEMAATLKEFAESGLLNLVGGCCGTTPAHIQAIAEAVRGLRPRVPLAAQTQAQAA
- the metH gene encoding methionine synthase, with translation MSVRITRLSGLEPLLLTPDLLFVNVGERTNVTGSAQFRKLIKEERYEEAVDVARQQVASGAQILDVNMDEGLIDSEKAMVRFLNLIMSEPDIARIPIMVDSSKWSVIEAGLKCLQGKSVVNSISLKEGEAVFVEHARKVLRYGAAAVVMAFDEQGQADTCARKVQICSRAYRILTEQVGFPPEDIIFDPNIFAVATGIEEHDNYAVDFIEATRIIRQTLPHCHVSGGVSNVSFSFRGNETVRQAIHSVFLYHAIAAGMDMGIVNAGGMPIYDDLDPDLRERVEDVILNRRRDGTERLLEIAERYKGKKGQSSVEDLSWRDKPVRARLAHALVHGVDAYVEIDTEEARQQSARPLDVIEGPLMDGMNVVGDLFGAGKMFLPQVVKSARVMKKAVAYLLPYIEAEKLRSGDTGKSNGKIVMATVKGDVHDIGKNIVGVVLACNNFDVIDLGVMVPTQTILDRARAENADIIGLSGLITPSLEEMSHVAREMQRQGFSMPLLIGGATTSRAHTALKIDPHYAAPTVWVKDASRAVGVAQSLISKDLRAAFVAANDADYAEIRQRHKNRGDAKRLVSLEKARAQRFDGGWDAYTPPTPKRPGLHVFDDYPLPELIDLIDWTPFFQAWELAGKFPAILSDAVVGSQASELYRDARAMLKRIVAEKWLTAKAVFGLWPANSVGDDVEVVLTDHRESGVGIGDSQHPTQSPIPTPQSRHLLHFLRQQVDKPVERPDFCLADFIAPRDSGKQDWIGAFAVTAGIGIEPHVARFEAAHDDYNAILLKALADRLAEALAERLHQRVRREFWGYAEDEALDNEALIAEQYRGIRPAPGYPACPEHSEKQTLFALLDAERNAGMTLTESFAMLPTAAVSGYYFSHPQSQYFVVGRLTKEQVADYARRKGVPLLQAERWLASNLDYDPE